The Acanthopagrus latus isolate v.2019 chromosome 11, fAcaLat1.1, whole genome shotgun sequence genome segment gttgatgatgatgacgataactgtgatgatgatgataatgataactgtgatgatgatgatgatgatgatgatgatgatgatgatgatggtaatgatgatgatgatgatgactgtgatgatgatgatgacgatgacaatgataactgtaatgatgatgatgacgatgatgatgatgactgtcatgatgatgatgatgactgtgatgatgatgatgacgatgacaatgataactgtaatgatgatgatgatgatgtgatgatgactgtaatgatgatgatgacgatgacaatgataactgtactgatgatgatgatgatgacgatgacaatgataactgtacTGATGATGttgttaatgatgatgatgatgataactgtgatgatgttgatgatgatgataactgtgatgatgttgatgatgatgatgatgatgatgatgatgatgatgatgatgatgatgatggtaatgatgatgatggtgatgatggtgactgtgatgatgatgatgatgttaatgatgatgatgatgatgacgatgacaatgataactgtactgatgatgatgatgatgacgatgacaatgataactgtacTGATGATGttgttaatgatgatgatgatgataactgtgatgatgttgatgatgatgataactgtgatgatgttgatgatgatgatgatgatgatgatgatgatgatggtaatgatgatgatggtgatgatggtgactgtgatgatgatgatgatgttaatgatgatgatgatggtgactgtgatgatgatgatgatgttaatgatgatgatgatgatgatgatgatgatgatgatgataactgtgatgatgatgactgtgatgatgatgatgatgatgatgatgatggtgataacgatgatgatggtgatgataatgataatgataatgatgactatgatgatgatggtgatgatgataattataactgtgatgatggtgactgtgatgatgatgactgtgaagatgatgatgatgataatggtaatgatgatgatgattgtgactgtgatgatgatgatgatgactatgatgatgatgataatgataactgtgatgatgatgataatgataactgtgatgatgatgatgataactgtgatgatgatgatgatgatgatgatgatgatgatgattgtgatgatgacgatgacaatgataactgtaatgatgatgatgacgatgatgatgatgactgtcatgatgatgatgatgactgtgatgatgatgactgtgatgatgatgatgatgatgatgatgatggtgataacgatgatgatggtgatgatgataataatggtgatgatgataatgataatgatgactatgatgatgatggtgatgatgatgactgtgatgatgatgatgattataatggtaatgatgatgatggcgatgatggtgactgtgatgatgatgatgattataatggtaatgatgatgatggcgatgatggtgactgtgatgatgatggcgatgatggtgactgtgatgatgatggcgatgatggtgactgtgatgatgatgatgatgatgatgatgatgatgatgatgatgatgatgatgataatggtaatgatgatgatggcgatgatggtgactgtgatgatgatgatgacgacgacgacgacgacgatgatgttgacgatgatgatgttgacgatgatgatgataactgtgatgatgatgatgatgatgatgacgatgatgatgatgatgatgttgacgATGATgttgacgatgatgatgataactgtgatgatgatgttgatgatgatgatgatgatgttgatgatgatgatgatgatgttgacgatgatgatgatgatggtgatgatgatgatgatgatgatgatgatgatgatgataactgtaatgatgatgactgtgataatgatgatgacgatgataactgtgatgatgatggtgatgatgatgatgataactgtaatgatgatgactgtgataatgatgatgatgataactgtaatgatgatgactgtgataatgatgatgatgatgatgataactgtaatgatgatgactgtgatgatgatgatgataatggtaatgatgatgatggtcactgtgatgatgataaaaaataataccTATTAGTAGGTATCATCTAGCCAGTGTGccacatttatacattttcccTTATTTGTTCATGTGATAACTATACATATTGTGTCCATTTTGTGAAGACGGCGCTTAATTCAATGAGCATCTAGAGCCGTTGTTCCCCAAGTTTTTCTGTGCTGGGCGCAGGATGGCATCTAGCTTTGACTTTGGTTTTCCTTTGGCctttgtctccatctctgtcactAATACCTACATACCTACGGAATGGTAAGCTGCTCAATCTGACTGTTTTTCTCCAGCCTGCCAATGTGATGTTAACTCATTTTAAcgtctcccttttttttcctcatgttttctgCACTTGGGAGTGAAATCATACATGGACGAATTGCTCCACAGAACCAGATGCTGTATATGGCCTCAGTGCAGACCAGAGGTGGACATGTGTGTGGAGGCTCCCTCATCAGCGATAactttgtcctcactgctgcacactgtgcCGATAGACAGTGAGTTAAATTTCATCTTGCagaaattgtttattttcatttgaaggTATGAATTACACAAACTaacctttttcaaaataaaatcttctgTATTGTTTCACTACTAACAAAACAACCTGAACATTTTGACAACCTCTCCATTCTAACTTTCTGTAGTTCACCGGTGAGGGTTGTTTTGGGCACCCACAATCTTAGAAAGACTGGGACAGTGAGAGCCATTGAGCAGAGATGCAAACACCCTGATTATCGGCGGGACACAgtagaaaatgacatcatgctCCTCAAAGTAAGCATATAAATCCTTGAAACCCATTTGTCCCAGATGACATGTGCCTGATGAAAAGTAAAACCATGTTCAGACACTGTTCATTTCTACATTCTGGtttttctgtctccagctgtctcAGAGTGTTCCAGTGGGAAGAACAATACGACGCattcctctcccccctcctaACATGAACCTGCAACCCAACCAAATGTGCCATGTAGCTGGATGGGGAGTGGCCGACGCTGGTAGAGCTGTTGATGACCTGAGAGTGGTGGGTGTGTCTGTCGTCGACCAGAATGTCTGTAGACAGCAATGGACTTGGATTCCTGCCAATGTCATCTGTGTAGGTGGATATCGAACACTCAGAGGAGCTGCTTTGTAAGTTTTCTGGCTGTTTTTGCAAAGTTTATGaacacattacatattttttgtatcaaaatatcaagattTCCATTTTACCAGGGTGATTCTGGCGGTCCTCTGGTGTGCAATGGGGTGTCTGCTGGTGTCGCGTCTTACATCGGCGGGGGTTGTTGGGACGAACGCTTTCCCAATGTCTATACAGACGTGTCCAAGTTCCGTCCCTGGATCAACCAGATTCTCAGTCACAATGGTTGTTAAATACAACAACCTTACACAAAGCTTTGCTTCAGCACACCTTCATTGTATTTAGGAGGTGTAGTTACGTCTAAGTcgctctgtcagtgtttgctccTGAAcgcaaaagcaaaataaaaatatgtttaaaatgttgttttctcctttcttcttctgaaGACACAAATGgcattttagttgtttttcaaGAAACATGTCCACAAATTGTCTTTGTGTGAATCAGATGTAGGATGCAGTAGAGCTACTGTAACTGGCTTGTGTTGGAAAATATTCACTCGTGACTTTAGTCAGAGAAGCAGGTCAGTGATGAACACTCGTTAACAGAGACTTGATTACAGAAAGGCACATTATTAGAGAAGCAGCGTGTTGAAGAGGTTAAaaaattagtttttattttaaacctATATCACTTTTGCCATTGTACATTTCTGGTCTACTGTAACCTCTCATCCAGTTAGTCTGTCACACAATTCAAAGCGATGTCTGAGAGGGATGTGTCAAGTAGTGCCACAAAGATGAGCTTTAGTGTTAAGTTCATCTAAATGAAGTCAACTAAATATCTGGTGCTTTTACAGGTCAAAATATAAACTACACCCTGCGGCGGTACTGGCAGTAAATTGCTTACAGGCCAGCCCAAcccacataaaaaaatatgaacaaaaaaaacatgaaaataaaaaggtaaactGAAGGTGAATTGGGGCTTGGGGTTCCCAAATCCCCCAAAAAGTTGTTGACTGGCTGGTTTCTGGCTGATAGTCAAAGGGAAATACTGTTCACTATAGGTCTGCCTCAGATGTAGACTGAGGGTGCGAGCCTTCTTTATGCCATTCCCCACCTCCTTCAAGCCTTCGCCAAAAGGGTGTCATCACACCATGATTGGCTGGGAGGAAGAGGCCCCAAGCTGCTTTcactcctcaatcaggagtcaCTCTCCACACCTgtgcacaggtgatctgaatccctGCAATCAGTCGCGGGGGAAAATCAGCaccagacaaaagaaaaatagcaaGTCTCAGAAATAACTGGACTGCTACAGTCAAgatgaggacaaaaaaacataGCGTGATACAAACAATCAAGATTAAAAGAACCACTGGAAATAAAAGCAAGTATGAAAACCATGGGATGTGAATATAAgatgaaagagacagaaaccagCCAACCACCATAACACACCTCAACATACAGGAAGCttcacactccacacacacacacacacacacacacacacacacacacacacacacacagatacacttGCATAGACAGTTAGTACATGTATGTACAGAATATGCAGATTGCACTGGTAATCTATATTTATACTGATACAGTTGTATATTGTATCTACAGTAAGATGCTGTATGCATTGTGTACAAGGAGTTATTGAGGTATCAGCTGCGgtatgatattttattttataattctAATATTCTTTGTATATTTAGCTTCTAAACCTTGCGTTATTTTGCCAACAGCTCTCAGACTCGAAGGCAAAGGGAGAGTTTTATAATACAAGTTAACGGTGCATATGAAGATAAATTCTTTGACTTGACATACGGCATTTTATACCTTCAGCACATTGTTTGCCTGAGTAGCTCCAAAGCCGTTGTTTGTCTGGTTTCCTGATCTTGATCAAGACACCGTTTCTTGATGCACCCTCTTTTgaaagcctgttttgaaaacCTGAAGCCATGTCTCTTGTAATCACTGCAACATCCACCCAGCAGCATGTTAGTAAACGCGCTGAAGAAACAAAGACCACGAAATATGCAATATCTCTTCTTCAAAATAAGAAGACTGAGAGTGGGAGGTTGTGAATTTGACCAGAGACCGCCATGGCAGTcagctttgtgctgctgctgctctttgtcttGAAAGGTAAGTTatgtacatacatgtttacattcatgACAAAGCTCAGAAATCTTGGATAAACATAGTCACGAAGgatgattttgtgtttcaggggCTGATGGTTCTCGCATCGTTGGCGGCAGAGAAGCTGCCCCACACTCCCGCCCCTACATGGCTCTGCTGCAAGTCCGCGGTCGCCTGAACTGCGGGGGATCCCTGGTGAGAGAGGACTTTGTGCTCACAGCCGCACACTGTCAGATACCTGTGTAAGAACTGACTATCAGACTGATATCTGCAGCTGTAATAACTAGTTTGACAACTTTGAACAAGCTTTTCTCCACACATGATGATAATGTCGGCAGGAATCTGAGAGTCTGGAGTCTGACTGTCTTATCTGTGGGGGCAGGGAGTTCCGTAGTCTGGGTGCCGAGCAGCTGAAGGCTCGGGCACCCATGGCACTGAGGTACATGGTGATGTGGGGATTGTTAGCAGTCCAGCAGAGGTTGAGCGGAGGGTGCGAGAGAGGCTGTATTCTTGGAGGAGGTCGCAGAGGTAAGTGGGGGCTAGATGGTGGAGAGTTTTGTatgtgaggaggaggtttttgtaGTGGATGCGGTATTGTACCGGGAGCCAGTCAAGGTGGATGAGAATAGGAGTGATGTGGTAAGATGATTTGGTGCGGGTGATGATCCGGTTTTTCTAagtgagaatgttttttttacagtgcaagAACTTCATTTCCTAGTTGTTTACAAGTTTTCCgacattttcactgcagctaGTTTTATCATTTAAGGTCAATTAAGGATGAATTGACCTTAATCCATCGCAGTGGGctttatttttcactgtcagcagcagtaGTGAAACATTGTTGGTCAAGGCAGGGATGCTGTCTTTGACATAGATGTAGACCGTTAAAGGTTCACTGTGGTGAATTAGTGGAAATGTTTCAAGTCTGTAAAAAGTTGATTGTTCCACTGTACAAACACGAATGAAAAGCATTGTTTGGATGATAGGAAATTCATCTTAAAACTTATGTCATGCTTTCAAAAATGATCAAAGTTTTCtctaaacagacacagagactgaTATACTGTGCATTATTACTGGAAGTGCAATGTGCAATATAACTTTTCACCATCCAAAGGTGCAATGTATCTGATATCATGTGCAATATTATCTTCTATTACTTCTCAGTGCCACTGTATATACTACCTTttctatatataaaaaatatgtatatatccTAGTTCTATTATGCCTTGGCATCAGCATTTACTATCTTTACACATTATTagtgtattgtgtttttgtatttcattctaATTCCCTGTCACAGGAATTTcctttgtgatttaaaaaagtactttcctttcctttcctttcctttccactTGTCTGTTCTTCTATCAATTGTGATTTGTAGACCATACACGGTGGTACTTGGTGCAAATTCCCTGTCCGGTAATGAGTCCACAAGACAGGAGCTCAGCTCCATCAGGTCCTTTCCACATCCCGACTATGATGGACATGCTAATGATATAATGCTCCTGAAGGTGAGGACAGTCTCAAACAGTGCTGTACAACTGCTGGAACAAAGGCACAATACGTtaagattaaacaaaacataataaacatttttttttccttttttgacaACTAATCTCCTCATCTCAGCTCAACCGCAGTGCTCAACTGACGGAAGCGGTGCAGCTGATCTCTCTGAAAAGGGGCCAGCTGAGTAGATCCAGTAAGTGCATCACAGCCGGCTGGGGCGATGTGGGGGATAACAAGACCTTAGCAGCCAGGCTTCAGGAGGTCAACGTGACCTCCCTGGCACAGCGGACCTGTCGTAGGAGATGGCGAGCTGTTCCCATCACCAGGTCGATGGTTTGTGGCGTTGGGGACAGCGTCTTTCAAGGCTTCTGCTCGGTAAGAAAACACAACGGCTAGTCAGTGATCAGGCACACAAACTGACCGTCGAAGGAGTGTCAGAAAGTCAGAGAGACATTCACATCACACCTCTATGATGTGGGTATCACAGGCACATCCAATTAATAAGCAAACCAGACACTGATAAGATCTGAGATTGTCTTGCTGCAAAAtcccacagttttttttacatacctTATGTTAATAATCTCATATCATTTCTGTTTAAGGGGGACTCAGGTGGGCCCTTGGTGTGTGACGGCGCTGCAGCAGGAGTCATCTCCTTCTCTGGCCGGCGCTGCGGAGACCCCAGGACCCCTGATGTCTACACTCGCGTATCTTCCTTCAGCGACTGGATTACTGGAGTGTTAAACAACAATTAGGCAAATTGGATTGAATGGTGGTGCGTTGCCTGTTTAGGATGCACTTTCCAAGACAAGGCTCCTAATTACGTGCAAACATGTggcagtgttgtgttgtttaataTCAGTGCTGTGCTTGCTGAAAAATAATgtcataaataatgtttttgtcccccccccccacaattTGGTTTCTGCATTTGAACTGGGTTGGGCAGAACTCTTTTCATTGTGAAGTTTGAAAAAGAGTGCTGAgctgaatgtaaaaaatgaaagtgacaccGCCATCACATGATGAATAAAACCATGAATTCTGCAGTGCtgtattgtttatttcatgGGTCAATGTTATGTTCAGCAGTGGGATGTAACTAAGAACATTTCATTTACTCAGGTGCTCTACATAAAGGGGCTTTGTGTAACAATGTGTAGCTATTTACGTGTCTCTTTTctgttgcctatacaagcctgtggcCAATTTGGTTGAGTTGTTGCATGACTTCTTTGTGAAAGACTTTCCGTGACAGTCCAAAGGTTGCGACTATGCAGGTTTCTCATTTGTGGGCAGCGGTAGCTAATGtctagtttagaaatggagtccgctaacataaacataaactgaTAACATAAACGACCTGcttccagcacagcacagatgtTCCAGAGAGCACCTAAGTACCAATTTGAATTATACATCCTCTTTTTTAACATCTCACAGGCAAAAATGTTACTCCTGACTCcattacatttgtctgacagttTCAGTTACCAGTTTTTAGATTATTACAATTATTCATACATTTCCTGTCCTGTGAAAACCTTATAATCTCTAGAAGCTGGTGAATTTAGAGggaataaatgtttctttattggATTAGAAAATTATCTTGGAATAGAATAGAATCATCTTGGctttgatgaaaaataaattgttacaaagctgaaaacacggTTGTTTTACCGAGATCGTGAAAAGTCGACTATACTACCCAACCATTAACAAAGTTGTTAAAATAAGCACAACTTTAAAAGTCTACAGCCGCACAATGCAACATACACATTATTGCAGCAATGATATctatctaataaaaaaaaacaaaaaaacataaataatagtaaaacaCAAGGGGTACTTTTATATTTCACACCAAAAGAAAAATTAGCTGATAACGCTTACATATTTTTAATCTATTATGGTTTGGAActcaggacttttacttgtcaccaagcattttcaaaacatggttttactacttttacttaagtgaaggatctgaatacttctacCACCACTGCCTCAAGCTGTATTGAAAACTTTGTAATGTCATCTTAATACGTTGTTAACCTGTTAATAGGTGTCagggctgcattacagtaagTGTACAGTAGGAATTATAGTGCTTTTAGTTACTGAAACTCAATATGCTCAAGGTGcgtgattttattttcatcctaCAATACTATAGCACTTCTAAAATGTTGTCTGTCACTTTAAATTTAGGCAACACTTGCGTCACAGGAAATCCCGGCCGTActtgtgtgttcgtgtgtgggGCTGTGTGCCTTTTTTCCATGTGAATCCTGCACTCTTACACCTTAACTACGCTATTCCCGAGAACCATCAAACGCAACATGCGGCAGTTTTGCAACACCTGTTCAACTCCGGCGGTTTAAAGTCCCATATCATTGCTGCGAAAACACCAATTCCCACCGTGCACCGCGCGCGTGCACACGTCCTTCTCGGCGGCCATGGCAACCGAAGGCACGCCGGGAACTGGAGTCTCACCTCCGCGTCCATTTTCCACAGGTTTCGCGAGATTTACACAGGCGGGTTGGTGGTGTGTGGCAACATTTCTCAGCCAGACGAACTGAACAGTACTGATATGCATTCTGCGTAAAGGTAATGACAATATGTTCCGAAGACAGAATTAAGCCGTTAACACgcagttgttgttggtgtttgttaCCTGCCACCAGGGACACCGACGAGCGGATGTAGCTAGCCGCCTCCACTTACAGTAACATCTGCATTGGGGTAGAGCTAGGACAAACGAGTGGTGCTGGTAACCTCCAGTGTGAGGTGTAGGTGTGTTGGATGCAGTCCAGGACAGGTGGCGTACGGCACGGCTCGGCCCGGCTCACCCCCTCCTGTGTTATATGTACTGTAATGTTGCTAATGTATATTACACTCAAAGTTAACCGGACAACGTTGGTTACATATTGGAATTCAATGGCGTATCCTCTTGGAAGTTGTGTCACACATATGAAGTATTGGTTGTGTCACACATATGAAGTATTGGCTTTTTAATCCTTAAGTGACTGCTAACTAAATATGACATGCTACAGTCTCGCTTGAGTAGGAAACAGTGACCTCCATGTTGTGCAGTTGGACTAAAATACCCAGGAAGTTAGTCCATCATGTTAATCCATTGGCTGTTGGAGTTGTCAGTCTGAGTTGAGCAGGCTGCAGCCTGTCACAGGTCTCCTCAGACAGCCCAGCCTCTCAGCTGAAGTAGAGGCCTTCCTCATGCTAAGTAGTTTACATTACATGTGAACTTTGACAGCTGTTCTGTTCGCTCACATCATAACTAAACATTACCCTGTCTTTCTCTTAATCAGTAGCCATTGAATTTCTGGAGGCATGTCCAAGAAAAGGGGCAGGTATGTAGAAACAAGGCAACTGTATATGTCATCACATGATGCCATCAATTGTGATTTAGAATGCAGTGTGGCAGTAAAGCATGCAGGAAAAAGTCGATGATCCAGGAATTTATGATCCAATTGCAACCAAGAATCATTGTTATCATCGATTACTTTAACAATCATTCCATTAATAGTttagtccaaaaaaaaaaaaaaatgtgaagaatgtcCCAGAGCCTAAAGTGACatctatttttaattgttttttgttttttttcattcattatcataaaagaaaggaagatccatacatttaagaagctggaagcaacaaatgtttgacatttttgcttctAAAATGACTAAAGCGAtcaatcagaaaacaaaataagtgggaatttattttctttctttggattTATCAACTTACTGTTGCAGCTGTAGTTTATTGTTTTGATGGTAGTAATGTTGCGTTTGTTATTTGAATTGGCCTCAGGTGAACCTACAGTAACTtttttgaaatgtctgaaatgcaGTGCATTTGTGATCATTACGTAGTACACACAGTATATTCCTTCTCTTTTACCAGAAAGCGGAGTAGCGGGGAGCTGAGTGACATGTTGACCCCGGAGCCCAACAGCATTCTGGGAGTCCGCATTCAGCATAACTGGCGTGAGAAAGGGAACCAGAGCAAATGGAAGGGAACAGTACTCGACAGGCTTAGTGTGAACCCTTCTCTTTTCATGGTGAAGTATGACGGCTTTGACTGCGTCTACGGCATCGAGCTGTTCAAGGACGAGAGGGTGTCGAACCTGCAGGTGCTGTCGGAAAAAGTTGGTGAGTTAGTTAGCCACCTTTGTTATCTGCAGCAGCTAGTTCACAAATCTTGGGTTACAGGCTTCAATGATTCTCACTTTTATATTGTCTCTCCTGTTGCGATCGTGTCTTCACAGTAAACAATAAGATCAAGATACCTCCAGGGGCAGAGGAGCTGGTGGGCAAAGCTGTAGAGCACCTATTTGAaaaggaagatggagagaagaatGAGTGGAGAGGCATGGTCCTCTCCAGAGCTCCAATCATGACCAACTGGTACTATATCACTTATGAAAAGGACCCCGTTCTTTATATGTATCAGCTGTGGGACGACTACGCTGACGGAGACCTCAGGATTCTGCCTGAAGCAGGTACCGGTCATTTGGATAGAAAGAAGACATTGATTATTCACAAAGCTGTATTAAGTTTGTGTTAATCATGTTCTAAAGGCTTTATAAATAGAATCAGGAGGAACAGTAATGTGAAGTAAAATCATGTTTCCAACTCAATTCATTTGACATGGATAGCATGTGAGCTCACCACCAGCTGCAGTGATCTAT includes the following:
- the LOC119028538 gene encoding spindlin-1-like encodes the protein MSKKRGRKRSSGELSDMLTPEPNSILGVRIQHNWREKGNQSKWKGTVLDRLSVNPSLFMVKYDGFDCVYGIELFKDERVSNLQVLSEKVVNNKIKIPPGAEELVGKAVEHLFEKEDGEKNEWRGMVLSRAPIMTNWYYITYEKDPVLYMYQLWDDYADGDLRILPEAENKHLLPADRKPGEETESLVGKQVEYVTDKGVKRTGLVIYQVPAKPSVYYIKYDDDFHIHVYDLVKTT
- the LOC119028047 gene encoding mast cell protease 3-like; this translates as MAVSFVLLLLFVLKGADGSRIVGGREAAPHSRPYMALLQVRGRLNCGGSLVREDFVLTAAHCQIPVPYTVVLGANSLSGNESTRQELSSIRSFPHPDYDGHANDIMLLKLNRSAQLTEAVQLISLKRGQLSRSSKCITAGWGDVGDNKTLAARLQEVNVTSLAQRTCRRRWRAVPITRSMVCGVGDSVFQGFCSGDSGGPLVCDGAAAGVISFSGRRCGDPRTPDVYTRVSSFSDWITGVLNNN
- the LOC119028046 gene encoding complement factor D-like yields the protein MFSALGSEIIHGRIAPQNQMLYMASVQTRGGHVCGGSLISDNFVLTAAHCADRHSPVRVVLGTHNLRKTGTVRAIEQRCKHPDYRRDTVENDIMLLKLSQSVPVGRTIRRIPLPPPNMNLQPNQMCHVAGWGVADAGRAVDDLRVVGVSVVDQNVCRQQWTWIPANVICVGGYRTLRGAALVILAVLWCAMGCLLVSRLTSAGVVGTNAFPMSIQTCPSSVPGSTRFSVTMVVKYNNLTQSFASAHLHCI